A window of the Vigna angularis cultivar LongXiaoDou No.4 chromosome 3, ASM1680809v1, whole genome shotgun sequence genome harbors these coding sequences:
- the LOC108344156 gene encoding cyclin-L1-1 isoform X2 has protein sequence MIYTAIDTFYLTDEQLANSPSRKDGIDEATETTLRIYGCDLVQESGILLRLPQAVMATGQILFHRFYCKKSFAGFDVKKVAASCVWLASKLEENPRKARQVIIVFHRMECRKENFPMEHLNLCSKKYVDLKMELRVTERHILKETGFICHVEPPHKFIPTYLAILETPPELRQEAWNLANDSLRTTLCVRFKSEVVACGVVYAAARRFQVPLPENPPWWKAFDGEKSEIDEVCRVLAHLYSLPKTQYIPVCKDSRMSDDESKDMTKEEHVLKSKSDCRSEVIGETCKDKDRNRDRNRKRDRDRDMYRTKSRDSDRRGYKHF, from the exons ATGATATACACAGCAATTGACACCTTCTATCTCACGGACGAGCAGCTAGCAAACTCACCTTCTAGAAAAGATGGCATAGATGAAGCCACCGAGACCACCCTTAGAATCTATGGCTGTGATCTTGTCCAAGAGAGTGGAATTTTGCTCAGATT GCCACAAGCAGTCATGGCTACTGGGCAGATTCTATTTCATCGTTTCTATTGCAAGAAGTCGTTTGCAGGGTTCGATGTCAAG AAAGTTGCTGCAAGCTGTGTATGGTTGGCTTCAAAACTAGAGGAAAATCCTAGAAAAGCCAGACAAGTAATTATTGTTTTTCACAGGATGGAGTGCAGGAAGGAGAACTTTCCCATGGAGCATTTAAACTTGTGTTCCAAG AAATATGTTGATTTAAAAATGGAATTGAGGGTAACAGAAAGACATATTTTGAAAGAAACGGGATTCATTTGTCATGTTGAACCTCCTCATAAATTTATACCAACCTACCTTGCTATCCTTGAAACACCTCCAGAATTGAGGCAAGAAGCTTGGAATCTGGCTAATGATAG TTTGAGAACTACATTGTGTGTTCGATTTAAGAGTGAGGTCGTGGCTTGTGGAGTTGTATATGCTGCTGCTCGTAGGTTCCAAGTACCCCTTCCTGAGAACCCGCCATGGTGGAAAGCATTTGACGGGGAGAAATCTGAGATTGATGAAGTCTGCAGGGTTTTGGCTCATCTTTATAGCCTTCCAAAGACACAATATATACCAGTCTGCAAAGATTCTAGAATGTCTGATGATGAATCGAAAGACATGACAAAAGAGGAACACGTACTGAAGTCCAAGTCTGACTGTAGAAGTGAGGTCATTGGCGAGACATGTAAGGATAAGGATAGGAATCGAGATAGGAACAGGAAAAGAGATAGAGATAGAGACATGTACAGAACAAAATCAAGAGATAGCGATAGAAGAGGATATAAACATTTTTGA
- the LOC108344156 gene encoding cyclin-L1-1 isoform X1, whose product MIYTAIDTFYLTDEQLANSPSRKDGIDEATETTLRIYGCDLVQESGILLRLPQAVMATGQILFHRFYCKKSFAGFDVKKVAASCVWLASKLEENPRKARQVIIVFHRMECRKENFPMEHLNLCSKKYVDLKMELRVTERHILKETGFICHVEPPHKFIPTYLAILETPPELRQEAWNLANDRYIIADITFIFLLVRLCASLTLFSCSLRTTLCVRFKSEVVACGVVYAAARRFQVPLPENPPWWKAFDGEKSEIDEVCRVLAHLYSLPKTQYIPVCKDSRMSDDESKDMTKEEHVLKSKSDCRSEVIGETCKDKDRNRDRNRKRDRDRDMYRTKSRDSDRRGYKHF is encoded by the exons ATGATATACACAGCAATTGACACCTTCTATCTCACGGACGAGCAGCTAGCAAACTCACCTTCTAGAAAAGATGGCATAGATGAAGCCACCGAGACCACCCTTAGAATCTATGGCTGTGATCTTGTCCAAGAGAGTGGAATTTTGCTCAGATT GCCACAAGCAGTCATGGCTACTGGGCAGATTCTATTTCATCGTTTCTATTGCAAGAAGTCGTTTGCAGGGTTCGATGTCAAG AAAGTTGCTGCAAGCTGTGTATGGTTGGCTTCAAAACTAGAGGAAAATCCTAGAAAAGCCAGACAAGTAATTATTGTTTTTCACAGGATGGAGTGCAGGAAGGAGAACTTTCCCATGGAGCATTTAAACTTGTGTTCCAAG AAATATGTTGATTTAAAAATGGAATTGAGGGTAACAGAAAGACATATTTTGAAAGAAACGGGATTCATTTGTCATGTTGAACCTCCTCATAAATTTATACCAACCTACCTTGCTATCCTTGAAACACCTCCAGAATTGAGGCAAGAAGCTTGGAATCTGGCTAATGATAGGTACATAATTGCagatattacttttatttttctgctaGTGCGTTTGTGTGCTTCGTTGACACTTTTTTCATGCAGTTTGAGAACTACATTGTGTGTTCGATTTAAGAGTGAGGTCGTGGCTTGTGGAGTTGTATATGCTGCTGCTCGTAGGTTCCAAGTACCCCTTCCTGAGAACCCGCCATGGTGGAAAGCATTTGACGGGGAGAAATCTGAGATTGATGAAGTCTGCAGGGTTTTGGCTCATCTTTATAGCCTTCCAAAGACACAATATATACCAGTCTGCAAAGATTCTAGAATGTCTGATGATGAATCGAAAGACATGACAAAAGAGGAACACGTACTGAAGTCCAAGTCTGACTGTAGAAGTGAGGTCATTGGCGAGACATGTAAGGATAAGGATAGGAATCGAGATAGGAACAGGAAAAGAGATAGAGATAGAGACATGTACAGAACAAAATCAAGAGATAGCGATAGAAGAGGATATAAACATTTTTGA
- the LOC108344640 gene encoding cyclin-L1-1: MIYTAIDTFYLTDEQLANSPSRKDGIDEATETTLRIYGCDLVQESGILLRLPQAVMATGQVLFHRFYCKKSFARFNVKKVAASCVWLASKLEENPRKARQVIIVFHRMECRRENFPMEHLDLYSKKYVDLKMELSRTERHILKEMGFICHVEHPHKFISNYLATLETPPELRQEAWNLANDSLRTTLCVRFKSEVVACGVVYAAARRFHVPLPENPPWWKAFDGEKSGIDEVCRVLAHLYSLPKAQYIPVCKDGDFTFSNKSVESKSQSTPKDVLQHSPPADTDTSMPKGPQGEANIESIGGKDAMVKVAIDKLKDSKRSDDESKGMSTDGEAKEEHMLKSKSDRKTEVIGETRRDRDRDRDRDRDRDRDRDRDRTKSRDRDRGRDSDKEREREGHRSRERAKDSGHSEKSKRHSSHDRDYHGSSYSLREKDRHRHH, encoded by the exons ATGATATACACAGCCATTGACACGTTCTACCTCACGGACGAGCAGTTAGCAAATTCACCTTCTAGAAAAGATGGCATAGATGAAGCCACCGAGACAACCCTTAGAATCTATGGCTGTGATCTTGTCCAAGAAAGTGGCATTTTGCTCAGATT GCCACAAGCAGTCATGGCTACTGGGCAGGTTCTATTTCATCGTTTCTATTGCAAGAAGTCGTTTGCACGGTTCAATGTCAAG AAAGTTGCTGCAAGCTGTGTATGGTTGGCTTCAAAACTGGAGGAAAATCCTAGAAAAGCCAGACAAGTAATTATTGTTTTTCACAGAATGGAGTGCAGGAGGGAGAACTTTCCCATGGAGCATTTAGACTTGTATTCTAAG AAATATGTTGATTTGAAAATGGAACTGAGCAGAACAGAAAGACATATTTTGAAAGAGATGGGGTTCATCTGTCATGTTGAACATCCTCACAAGTTTATATCAAATTATCTTGCTACCCTTGAAACACCTCCAGAATTGAGGCAAGAAGCTTGGAATCTGGCTAATGATAG TTTGAGAACTACATTGTGTGTTCGATTTAAGAGTGAGGTGGTGGCTTGTGGAGTTGTATATGCTGCTGCTCGTAGGTTCCATGTACCCCTCCCTGAGAACCCACCATGGTGGAAGGCATTTGATGGGGAGAAATCTGGGATTGATGAAGTCTGCAGGGTTCTGGCTCATCTTTATAGCCTTCCAAAGGCACAATATATACCAGTCTGCAAAGACGGGGACTTTACATTCTCCAACAAATCAGTGGAATCAAAGTCCCAATCAACACCAAAG GATGTTCTACAACATAGTCCACCAGCTGATACTGACACCTCCATGCCAAAGGGTCCTCAAGGAGAAGCTAACATTGAATCCATTGGTGGCAAGGATGCTATGGTTAAGGTAGCCATTGATAAACTGAAAGATTCTAAAAGGTCTGATGATGAATCGAAAGGCATGTCTACGGACGGAGAGGCAAAAGAGGAACACATGCTGAAGTCCAAGTCTGACCGAAAAACTGAGGTCATTGGTGAGACACGCAGGGACAGGGATAGGGACCGAGATAGGGACAGGGATAGGGACCGTGATAGGGACAGGGACAGAACAAAATCCAGAGATAGGGATCGAGGAAGGGATTCAGACAAAGAACGAGAACGAGAGGGTCACCGTTCTAGGGAGAGAGCAAAGGACTCAG GACATTCAGAGAAGTCAAAACGCCATTCATCACACG ATCGGGATTACCACGGTTCTTCTTACTCTTTAAGGGAGAAAGATCGACATAGACATCATTGa